A stretch of the Tannerella serpentiformis genome encodes the following:
- a CDS encoding tetratricopeptide repeat protein produces the protein MKKIVVSLCLMASCLMAYGQRTYRFERADRLFQEGKAFFELRNFPGCSDKLMAFKAISHDRDLIQEADYMLAVVASEQGREDAAAVMERYLSLYPDSRHANEAAFLLGSYYFAHEDYGTAIQWFNTSEIDLLGIDQQEDYAYRLAYSLLQLHDLRTARNYFARIEEVGRKYRVPATYYLAYINYAEDKLKQAEPRFEQLKSEPAYREQSLYYLMQIHYVDERYDRVKSEGKALLSAYPNSRNSAEAYRLLGDVAYREGDEATAIKMLDKYVERADSFVRGDLYILGVCRYNRGDYPEAIQAFAEVVGEEDELMQNACLYLGQCYLQTGDRNRARMSFEQAATLTFDPKVQETAMYNYALLIHETSFSGFGESVTIFEDFLNRFPDSKYADKVSDYLAEVYLTTKNYDAALASIDKIRRPGRKILAAKQNILFRMGVEAFTARRPSEAIRRFDEAITPGVYDADAYSQAYYWRGETYYRQDDFNNAAADYRSYLSNATDRSAEAYPLAYYNLGYCLFKQQRYNDALAEFRRYINLEPRKESVSYADAYNRVGDCLFHARQFEAADENYTRAAALQPSSGDYALYRKGFLLGLQKNYQGKITVMERVVREYPESPHAAAALFEMGRSYVMLEDEDRAAAAFTQLQQKYPLHTLARKAGLQLGLLYFNSNRPEQSIKAYKKVISDYPGSEEARTAVQDLKAVYVDMNDVAGYATYVRSLGDMAARFEVSEQDSLTYFAAEKRFLRGESEAEQSLRNYLRQFPKGAFSARANYYLAQIAYDAKNYEEAKKYYEVVIRSGDTKFGEEALTRKGEIEYMNKDYAAALESFKRLAAIATTAEVRDGARLGALRCARRTKQSADAVKMADELLKNEKISPEIAAEARFLRMKSYIDLKEDAKAQADLVTLSKDTRTVYGAESKYLLAQRYFDRNEIDKAEKEMLGFIEQGTPHSYWLARGFILLSDVYARKGDKFQARQYLTSLQKNYKGGNKDDVMAMIDKRLAALK, from the coding sequence ATGAAAAAAATCGTCGTATCGCTGTGTTTGATGGCGAGCTGCCTGATGGCATACGGGCAGCGCACGTACCGCTTCGAGCGGGCGGACAGGCTGTTTCAAGAAGGAAAAGCGTTTTTCGAATTGCGCAACTTCCCCGGTTGCTCGGACAAGTTGATGGCCTTCAAAGCCATCTCCCACGATCGCGATCTGATCCAAGAGGCCGACTACATGTTGGCCGTGGTGGCCTCTGAGCAGGGGCGCGAGGACGCCGCCGCCGTCATGGAGCGCTACCTCAGCCTCTACCCCGACTCCCGCCACGCCAATGAAGCCGCCTTCCTCCTGGGCTCGTATTACTTCGCTCACGAGGATTATGGGACGGCTATCCAATGGTTTAACACGTCCGAAATAGACCTCCTCGGCATCGATCAGCAGGAGGATTACGCCTACCGATTGGCCTACTCCCTGCTCCAGCTGCACGACCTACGCACGGCGCGCAATTACTTCGCCCGCATTGAGGAGGTGGGTCGCAAATACCGCGTGCCGGCCACCTATTACCTGGCTTACATCAACTACGCAGAGGACAAACTCAAGCAGGCCGAGCCGCGCTTCGAGCAACTCAAATCCGAGCCCGCCTACCGCGAGCAGTCGCTCTATTACCTGATGCAGATCCACTATGTGGATGAGCGTTACGACCGCGTCAAGTCGGAAGGCAAGGCCCTCCTGAGCGCATATCCGAACAGTCGGAACAGCGCCGAGGCCTACCGCCTGTTGGGCGACGTAGCCTATCGGGAGGGCGACGAGGCCACGGCGATCAAGATGCTCGATAAGTACGTCGAACGGGCCGACTCCTTCGTCCGAGGCGACCTCTATATCCTGGGCGTCTGCCGCTATAACCGAGGCGATTACCCCGAGGCCATCCAAGCCTTTGCCGAGGTGGTGGGCGAAGAGGACGAGCTGATGCAGAACGCCTGCCTTTACCTCGGACAGTGCTACCTGCAAACCGGCGACCGCAACCGTGCGCGTATGTCTTTCGAACAGGCCGCCACGCTGACCTTCGACCCGAAGGTGCAAGAGACCGCGATGTACAACTACGCCCTCCTTATCCACGAAACGTCCTTCTCAGGCTTTGGCGAGTCGGTCACCATCTTCGAGGACTTCCTCAATCGCTTCCCCGACTCCAAGTATGCTGACAAGGTCAGCGACTACCTCGCGGAGGTCTACCTTACCACCAAGAACTACGACGCCGCACTCGCCTCGATCGACAAAATCCGCCGACCGGGTCGGAAAATCCTTGCCGCCAAGCAGAACATCCTCTTCCGTATGGGCGTCGAGGCCTTCACCGCGCGCCGCCCATCCGAGGCCATTCGCCGCTTTGACGAGGCCATCACCCCCGGGGTCTACGACGCCGACGCCTACAGTCAGGCGTACTACTGGCGCGGCGAGACCTACTATCGCCAGGACGATTTCAACAACGCCGCAGCCGATTACCGTTCCTACCTCAGCAACGCCACCGACCGCTCGGCTGAGGCTTACCCTCTCGCATACTACAATCTGGGCTACTGCCTCTTCAAACAACAGCGCTACAACGACGCTCTCGCCGAGTTCCGTCGATACATCAATCTCGAGCCGCGCAAGGAGAGTGTCTCCTATGCCGACGCTTACAATCGCGTGGGCGACTGCCTCTTCCATGCCCGACAGTTTGAGGCCGCTGACGAAAACTACACCCGCGCTGCCGCACTTCAACCCTCCAGCGGCGACTATGCCCTCTATCGCAAGGGCTTCCTGCTCGGACTACAAAAGAATTACCAGGGCAAGATCACGGTCATGGAGCGCGTAGTGCGTGAATACCCCGAGTCGCCCCACGCGGCCGCTGCACTTTTCGAGATGGGTCGCTCGTACGTCATGCTGGAGGACGAGGATCGTGCTGCGGCTGCCTTCACGCAACTGCAGCAGAAGTATCCACTCCATACGCTGGCTCGCAAGGCTGGATTGCAGTTGGGCCTGCTCTATTTCAATAGCAACCGCCCCGAGCAGTCCATCAAAGCCTATAAGAAGGTCATCTCCGACTACCCCGGCAGCGAGGAAGCTCGCACGGCGGTGCAGGATCTCAAGGCCGTGTATGTCGACATGAACGATGTGGCGGGTTACGCCACTTATGTGCGTTCGCTCGGTGACATGGCCGCCCGATTCGAGGTCAGTGAGCAGGATTCGCTAACCTATTTCGCGGCCGAGAAGCGTTTCCTGCGCGGCGAGAGCGAGGCAGAGCAGAGTCTGCGTAACTACCTGCGCCAATTCCCCAAGGGTGCCTTCAGTGCGCGCGCCAACTACTACTTAGCGCAGATCGCTTACGACGCGAAGAACTACGAGGAGGCCAAGAAGTATTACGAGGTCGTGATCCGTAGCGGCGACACCAAGTTCGGCGAGGAAGCCCTGACGCGTAAGGGCGAGATCGAGTACATGAACAAGGACTATGCGGCGGCGCTGGAGAGCTTCAAGCGACTGGCTGCAATCGCTACGACGGCCGAAGTGCGCGACGGGGCTCGACTGGGTGCTCTACGCTGTGCACGTCGTACGAAGCAGTCGGCCGATGCCGTCAAGATGGCCGATGAGCTGCTGAAGAACGAGAAGATTAGTCCCGAGATAGCGGCCGAAGCGCGTTTCCTGCGCATGAAGTCGTACATCGACCTCAAGGAAGACGCCAAGGCGCAGGCCGACCTCGTCACGCTGAGTAAGGATACGCGTACGGTCTATGGCGCCGAATCTAAGTACCTCTTGGCCCAGCGTTACTTCGATCGCAACGAGATCGACAAGGCTGAAAAAGAGATGCTCGGTTTCATTGAGCAGGGTACGCCCCACAGCTACTGGCTGGCCCGCGGCTTCATCCTCCTCTCCGATGTGTATGCTCGCAAAGGCGACAAGTTCCAAGCGCGCCAATACCTCACCAGCTTGCAGAAGAACTACAAGGGTGGCAACAAGGACGACGTCATGGCCATGATCGATAAGCGACTGGCTGCATTGAAATGA
- a CDS encoding TonB-dependent receptor, translating into MRTDNRIRICAAAVLLLSCSLGLRAQDDRENTDEKLRRELTLEREYDPGVQDADKVNRLPEVKDPQVTKHKIEYSRFTTTADPDREIITLPSGRVMTDIPYNRNRGYFHYGIGTHLNMDGDVGYHFLDNATDRLNALLSLRSTHGNVRYNDWGGQKQRAKYTDIRGAVHYAHRFAPLTFRLGGQYRYNTFNYYGFPLDSIYRLGPWSMAPAVIYPADRDRNQRNQTFDAYFGLQSNDTTDLSYRLDLSYLRFVQRYGHTAQIDGLQENRFSLNLGLLANIDDRYFGLDAIAHLFNYVYPATVRNAVDFNGYRSHAQITLTPYYRYFDELFNLRLGINLGLVTGDSAKFFAGPAIRFEAKLADRTLLYGRADGNIGMNDAASIADRNRYVDHTLKVRPSRTWLDAELGVRSGIVPGLWLDAFAGYAVIKSAAFFVPSDYLGEPYDFGNYHVAFQPDATWMRLGAALKYAYRQTVDFSVKAVYNRGTFRKGEGNSWLSGAGMSNMKPYGCPAVEVNADLTVRPITPLSLTLDYYLGARRVTLFHGDNIKMSDLHDLNFTAAYNINDTFGAYLKFTNILSRGQDLWYGYPMQRFGFMGGININF; encoded by the coding sequence ATGAGAACAGACAATCGGATACGGATCTGCGCTGCAGCAGTCCTGCTGCTCAGCTGTAGCCTCGGCCTTCGGGCTCAGGACGATCGCGAAAACACGGACGAGAAACTGCGCCGCGAACTGACCCTCGAACGTGAGTATGACCCCGGTGTGCAGGACGCGGACAAGGTCAATCGGCTGCCTGAAGTGAAAGACCCGCAGGTGACTAAGCACAAGATCGAGTACTCTCGCTTCACCACCACGGCCGACCCTGACCGAGAGATCATCACCCTGCCTTCAGGACGCGTCATGACCGACATCCCCTATAACCGCAACCGCGGCTACTTCCACTACGGCATCGGTACGCACCTCAACATGGACGGCGACGTCGGCTACCACTTCCTTGACAATGCGACCGACCGCCTCAACGCCCTCCTCTCTCTCCGATCCACCCACGGCAACGTGCGATACAACGACTGGGGAGGCCAGAAGCAGCGCGCCAAGTACACCGACATCCGCGGCGCTGTCCATTACGCCCATCGCTTCGCCCCGCTCACCTTCCGCCTCGGCGGGCAATACCGCTACAACACCTTCAACTATTACGGTTTCCCGCTCGACTCCATCTATCGCCTCGGCCCTTGGAGCATGGCGCCCGCTGTCATCTATCCCGCCGACCGCGACCGTAACCAACGCAACCAAACGTTCGATGCCTACTTCGGACTGCAATCGAACGACACCACCGATCTCAGCTATCGCCTCGACCTCTCTTACCTCCGCTTCGTGCAGCGCTATGGCCACACCGCGCAGATCGACGGCCTGCAAGAGAATCGCTTCTCCCTCAACCTCGGCCTTCTGGCCAACATCGACGACCGCTACTTCGGACTCGACGCCATCGCTCACCTCTTCAATTACGTCTACCCCGCGACCGTCCGCAACGCCGTCGATTTCAACGGCTATCGCAGCCACGCCCAGATCACCCTCACGCCCTACTACCGCTATTTCGACGAGCTATTCAACCTCCGCCTTGGCATCAATCTGGGGCTTGTCACGGGCGACTCTGCCAAATTCTTCGCTGGGCCAGCCATCCGCTTCGAGGCCAAGTTGGCCGACCGCACGTTGCTCTACGGGCGCGCCGACGGTAACATCGGCATGAACGACGCGGCCTCAATTGCTGACCGCAACCGCTATGTGGATCACACGCTCAAGGTGCGGCCCTCGCGCACATGGCTCGACGCCGAGTTGGGCGTTCGGTCGGGCATTGTCCCCGGCCTTTGGCTCGACGCATTTGCGGGCTATGCGGTGATCAAGAGCGCCGCCTTCTTTGTCCCCTCGGACTATCTCGGTGAGCCTTACGACTTCGGCAATTATCACGTAGCCTTCCAGCCCGACGCCACTTGGATGCGCCTCGGCGCTGCGCTCAAGTACGCCTACCGCCAGACGGTCGACTTTTCCGTCAAGGCCGTCTACAACCGCGGCACCTTCCGCAAAGGGGAGGGCAACTCGTGGCTCTCCGGCGCCGGTATGTCGAACATGAAGCCCTACGGCTGCCCCGCTGTGGAGGTTAACGCCGACCTCACCGTGCGGCCGATCACGCCCCTCTCGCTCACGTTGGACTATTACCTCGGCGCCCGCCGCGTCACCCTCTTCCACGGCGACAATATCAAGATGAGCGACCTGCACGACCTGAACTTTACCGCCGCTTACAACATCAACGACACGTTTGGCGCCTACCTCAAGTTCACGAACATCCTCTCGCGTGGACAGGATCTTTGGTACGGCTATCCGATGCAGCGGTTTGGATTTATGGGGGGGATCAACATCAATTTTTGA